The following are from one region of the Cloacibacterium normanense genome:
- a CDS encoding YfgM family protein: protein MTDKHKSKKELENEGKETVEIFQDLDQTALKTEMFIEKYAKQIGIIFGAVVLAVLGYFAYQQFIANPKNEEATLSYLAAQKNLSEGKDDIALGGKSAANPGFKGTYEQFPGTDAGKLSAYNAGLLKFKEGKYQEAYDLLDKFSSDNKILMALKYGAMGDAQANLNKNEDALSLLDKAASASDDAYTSYYFTRKAGLLALAMKKNAEAKKYFETIEEKYADYDGGTSDAYIEMVKNF, encoded by the coding sequence ATGACAGACAAGCATAAAAGCAAAAAAGAGCTAGAGAACGAAGGAAAAGAAACGGTAGAAATTTTTCAAGATTTAGACCAAACCGCGCTCAAAACAGAGATGTTCATTGAAAAATACGCTAAACAAATCGGGATTATTTTCGGTGCTGTAGTATTAGCGGTTTTAGGATACTTTGCTTATCAGCAATTCATCGCAAATCCTAAAAACGAAGAAGCTACACTGAGCTATCTGGCTGCTCAAAAAAACCTTTCTGAAGGGAAAGATGATATCGCACTAGGTGGAAAATCTGCTGCAAATCCAGGATTCAAAGGTACTTATGAACAATTTCCTGGTACTGATGCTGGTAAACTTTCTGCTTACAATGCAGGTTTATTAAAATTCAAAGAAGGCAAATACCAAGAAGCTTATGATTTATTAGACAAGTTTTCTTCTGATAATAAAATCTTAATGGCTCTAAAATATGGAGCAATGGGAGATGCTCAAGCAAATCTTAACAAAAATGAAGATGCACTTTCTCTTTTAGACAAAGCTGCTTCTGCTTCTGATGATGCTTACACTTCTTATTACTTTACAAGAAAAGCTGGTTTACTAGCACTTGCAATGAAGAAAAACGCTGAAGCTAAAAAATACTTCGAAACCATCGAAGAAAAATATGCAGATTATGACGGCGGCACTTCTGATGCTTATATAGAAATGGTAAAAAACTTTTAA
- the ypfJ gene encoding KPN_02809 family neutral zinc metallopeptidase: MKWTNDRADNVDDRRGSGGGGMLVGGGLGTLIIAAIIFFLGGDPSAILSNGVGNAPQTEQRELTAEELQVKEFVRMLSAENNQTWTKIFSENGMQYREPKIVLFENVTQSGCGTAQAAMGPFYCPADETVYMDMSFFGEMQQKFGARVTEFTVAYVLAHEIGHHIQTILGTTQQVDKMRRSGQYSEGEMNRASVATELQADFYAGLWAKQTDNREKFLDPQDIQSAMEAAAAVGDDNIQKRTAGYVNQEAFTHGSSKQRVEWFMKGYNSGDITQGNTFDQLFR; this comes from the coding sequence ATGAAATGGACAAACGATAGAGCAGACAACGTAGATGATAGAAGAGGTTCTGGTGGTGGCGGAATGCTAGTTGGAGGTGGATTAGGAACCTTAATTATTGCTGCAATTATATTTTTCTTGGGAGGTGATCCTTCTGCTATTTTAAGTAACGGTGTTGGAAACGCTCCTCAAACAGAACAAAGAGAACTCACTGCTGAAGAACTTCAGGTAAAAGAATTTGTAAGAATGCTTTCTGCAGAAAATAACCAAACTTGGACTAAAATTTTCTCAGAAAACGGAATGCAATACAGAGAACCTAAAATTGTACTCTTCGAAAATGTAACGCAATCTGGCTGCGGAACTGCACAAGCTGCAATGGGACCTTTTTATTGCCCTGCAGATGAAACGGTTTACATGGATATGAGTTTCTTTGGTGAAATGCAACAGAAATTTGGCGCTCGAGTTACAGAATTTACGGTGGCTTATGTTTTGGCTCATGAAATTGGGCATCACATCCAGACGATTTTAGGAACTACTCAACAAGTAGATAAAATGCGCAGAAGCGGACAATATTCCGAGGGTGAAATGAATAGAGCTTCGGTTGCTACAGAATTACAAGCAGATTTCTACGCAGGTTTATGGGCAAAACAAACCGATAACAGAGAAAAATTTCTTGATCCTCAAGATATTCAGAGCGCTATGGAAGCAGCAGCAGCAGTAGGCGATGATAATATTCAAAAAAGAACCGCAGGTTATGTAAACCAAGAAGCTTTTACTCATGGTAGCTCGAAACAACGTGTGGAATGGTTCATGAAAGGTTATAATTCTGGAGATATAACCCAAGGAAATACTTTTGATCAATTGTTTAGATAA
- a CDS encoding DUF389 domain-containing protein, with protein sequence MVGLSFGLSIHNKNLVKLSLYNWAIMIVTSLVASTIYFLLSPFHQETSQLAAFKEATIFDCMLALFGGFAWFLGIIRKEAIKVIAGVAVATACIPPLCTAGYGIANLNWDFFFGGMYYYLINCFFIGVGTWILSIVLGYQKYYLEKVEKRNKKDILIITIISLLVLFPSILLTQKKWNAEKLKSDAEKYIDTIQKQNPELAIVNYKAEEENGEKFLDITILNDQNFIDSQKLDAADLLNKEIKLRWHYAPNSKATEINYLQQQINELKKELEKTKSKN encoded by the coding sequence GTGGTAGGACTTTCTTTTGGTTTGTCCATTCACAATAAAAATTTGGTAAAACTTAGTCTTTATAACTGGGCGATAATGATTGTTACCAGTTTGGTAGCTTCTACTATTTATTTTTTATTATCACCATTTCATCAAGAGACGTCACAATTAGCAGCGTTTAAAGAAGCTACTATTTTCGATTGTATGTTAGCGCTTTTTGGTGGTTTTGCATGGTTTTTAGGAATCATCAGAAAGGAAGCCATCAAAGTAATTGCAGGAGTTGCAGTAGCCACGGCTTGTATTCCTCCATTGTGTACGGCTGGTTATGGAATTGCAAATTTGAATTGGGATTTTTTCTTTGGCGGGATGTATTATTATCTCATTAATTGTTTTTTCATAGGAGTGGGAACTTGGATTTTGAGTATTGTTTTGGGATATCAAAAATATTATCTCGAAAAAGTGGAAAAAAGAAATAAAAAAGATATTCTAATCATTACCATTATCTCTTTATTGGTGCTGTTTCCAAGTATTTTATTGACTCAGAAAAAGTGGAACGCCGAAAAATTGAAATCAGATGCCGAAAAATATATTGATACCATTCAAAAACAAAACCCTGAATTGGCTATTGTAAATTATAAAGCGGAAGAAGAAAATGGTGAAAAATTTCTAGACATTACCATTCTCAATGATCAAAATTTTATAGATTCTCAGAAATTAGACGCAGCAGATTTGCTCAATAAAGAAATTAAATTGAGATGGCATTATGCGCCGAATTCTAAGGCTACAGAAATAAATTATCTTCAGCAACAGATTAATGAGCTGAAGAAAGAATTAGAAAAAACAAAATCTAAAAATTAG
- a CDS encoding c-type cytochrome — protein sequence MRNMKNILKITTILGISVIALNSCGPKDNPPLVFFPDMYFPIAYDPMIKTASKADGHYVSKENEIPAFVNNYGSTLLSPVEGTVPQDKEGILPEDKTPKNVEEYTAFYEESKSVTVSPLDPKNKEKDLARGKKLYEMTCAACHGVAGDGQGPIVQSGAYSGVPAFKDRQITVGTTHYVIVNGRNLMGSYAGQLAPADRWRVAMYVMSAFKADAVAPVAAADATTTQTNTK from the coding sequence ATGCGTAATATGAAAAATATTTTAAAAATAACAACCATCTTGGGAATCTCAGTTATCGCGCTGAATTCTTGTGGACCAAAAGATAATCCGCCATTAGTTTTTTTCCCGGATATGTATTTCCCTATTGCTTATGATCCAATGATTAAAACTGCTAGTAAAGCAGATGGACATTATGTAAGCAAAGAAAACGAAATCCCGGCTTTTGTAAATAACTACGGTTCTACTCTACTTTCTCCTGTAGAAGGTACGGTTCCTCAAGACAAGGAAGGAATTTTACCAGAAGATAAAACTCCTAAAAATGTAGAAGAATATACTGCATTTTATGAAGAGTCAAAAAGTGTTACTGTTTCTCCTCTAGATCCTAAAAATAAAGAAAAGGACTTAGCAAGAGGTAAAAAATTATACGAAATGACTTGCGCAGCTTGTCACGGTGTGGCTGGTGATGGACAAGGTCCAATTGTACAAAGTGGTGCATATTCTGGTGTTCCAGCTTTCAAAGACAGACAGATTACAGTAGGAACTACTCATTATGTAATTGTAAACGGAAGAAACTTGATGGGATCTTACGCTGGTCAATTAGCTCCTGCTGATAGATGGAGAGTAGCAATGTATGTAATGAGCGCTTTCAAAGCTGATGCTGTAGCTCCTGTAGCCGCTGCTGATGCAACTACAACTCAAACCAATACTAAATAA
- a CDS encoding DUF6694 family lipoprotein: MKRFLFLSIFSLLFLIGCKKDAVDASSTKAFQESINDMSSSLPTIKQIKFNEALYILKTFGVDAEGDIEELKALGKLLEGKKVPEIFAMADKVAQENGINWASTAPPSLGEMNIFQNIMPSETDVNDIAANSLQITISEVSVDSVLGPKALQIVPRLLDAAGNKVDFENAALETTLEVSSQGVKLLTSKNLMQNNQFKGFYMRFSSLPQEKVIDNKIDIKVTVKTSKKTIQMTKMGVDVNPNALLMPQSSENPENLEGTPEENATGTDSPKVIGDPKNTVVNFLSNLNSQNLKAAYSQSENPNWGSYETFANPTSGFGTVKSVDVTNVSTKANANNTASVNATYTVTDKAGNATSLDVSYGLKATETGWKITSYKINSSQKK; the protein is encoded by the coding sequence ATGAAACGTTTCCTTTTTCTAAGCATATTTTCATTGCTTTTTTTAATTGGTTGTAAAAAAGATGCAGTAGACGCAAGCAGTACAAAAGCCTTCCAAGAAAGTATCAATGACATGTCTTCTTCGCTTCCCACTATTAAACAAATTAAGTTTAATGAAGCCCTTTATATTCTAAAAACCTTTGGGGTAGATGCAGAAGGCGATATCGAAGAGTTAAAAGCTCTTGGCAAACTTCTAGAAGGAAAAAAAGTGCCAGAAATCTTTGCAATGGCAGACAAAGTAGCACAAGAAAACGGAATCAACTGGGCAAGTACAGCTCCTCCTTCATTAGGTGAAATGAATATCTTCCAAAATATCATGCCGTCTGAAACAGATGTAAATGATATTGCCGCAAATTCTTTGCAAATTACAATCAGTGAAGTTTCTGTAGATAGTGTTTTAGGACCAAAAGCTTTACAAATCGTTCCAAGATTATTAGACGCAGCAGGAAATAAAGTAGATTTCGAAAATGCAGCCTTAGAAACCACTTTAGAAGTTTCTAGCCAAGGTGTAAAACTTTTGACTTCTAAAAATTTAATGCAAAACAATCAATTCAAAGGGTTTTATATGAGATTTTCTTCTCTTCCTCAAGAGAAAGTAATAGACAATAAAATTGACATAAAAGTTACTGTAAAAACTTCTAAGAAAACCATTCAAATGACCAAAATGGGTGTAGATGTAAATCCTAACGCTCTTTTGATGCCTCAAAGCTCTGAAAATCCAGAAAATCTTGAAGGAACTCCAGAAGAAAATGCTACGGGAACAGATTCTCCAAAAGTAATTGGAGATCCAAAAAATACCGTTGTGAATTTCTTAAGCAACTTAAACAGTCAGAACTTAAAAGCAGCTTACAGTCAGTCAGAAAACCCGAATTGGGGTTCTTATGAAACATTTGCCAATCCTACGTCTGGTTTTGGAACGGTAAAAAGTGTAGATGTAACCAACGTTTCTACTAAAGCGAATGCCAATAACACTGCAAGTGTAAATGCAACGTATACGGTAACAGATAAAGCAGGAAACGCAACTTCACTTGATGTTTCTTATGGATTAAAAGCGACAGAAACAGGCTGGAAAATCACCAGCTATAAAATCAATTCTTCTCAAAAAAAATAA
- a CDS encoding adenine phosphoribosyltransferase, producing the protein MATQDLIARLESTIQNIPDFPIEGIQFKDITPIFLNPKLYEDVIADLVEFSRGKVDAVCGIESRGYLFGIAIAVALEVPFILIRKKGKLPPPFISEKYDLEYGTAEIEMRTNQIQPNQRVLIHDDLLATGGTTEAAAKLVEKQGAKVTQFSFLIGLKDLHGEDKLKQFDAEVYSILNY; encoded by the coding sequence ATGGCAACGCAAGATTTAATCGCTAGATTAGAAAGCACAATTCAGAATATTCCAGATTTCCCAATCGAAGGAATACAATTCAAAGACATTACGCCCATTTTCTTAAATCCTAAATTATACGAAGACGTAATTGCAGATTTAGTAGAATTCAGCAGAGGAAAAGTTGATGCAGTGTGCGGAATAGAAAGCAGAGGCTATCTCTTCGGAATTGCAATTGCTGTTGCCCTAGAAGTTCCATTTATTTTAATTAGAAAAAAAGGAAAACTTCCTCCTCCATTTATTTCAGAAAAATATGATTTAGAATACGGAACTGCCGAAATAGAAATGCGCACGAACCAAATTCAACCAAATCAAAGAGTTTTGATTCATGATGATTTATTAGCAACAGGTGGCACAACTGAAGCTGCTGCTAAATTGGTTGAAAAACAAGGCGCAAAAGTGACGCAATTTAGTTTTTTAATTGGTCTTAAAGATCTACACGGCGAAGATAAACTGAAACAGTTTGACGCTGAAGTCTACAGTATTCTGAACTACTAA
- a CDS encoding DUF389 domain-containing protein translates to MPYHKLKRTLALPREEEERFTFAEIEEGVYFRGHNLWLLVLSMAIASIGLNINSPAAVIGAMLISPLMG, encoded by the coding sequence ATGCCTTATCATAAACTTAAAAGAACATTAGCATTACCAAGAGAAGAAGAAGAGCGTTTTACTTTTGCAGAAATAGAAGAAGGTGTTTATTTCCGTGGGCATAACTTGTGGTTACTTGTTTTGTCTATGGCGATTGCAAGTATTGGTCTTAATATCAATTCTCCTGCTGCAGTAATTGGTGCGATGCTTATATCTCCATTAATGGGATGA
- a CDS encoding potassium channel family protein, protein MNRFSALYKRILILVVSILIFVLLGALALMYSEEMRFLDAVWYSIMTLTTVGFGVPDNFSDLGKIITIFLMLFGVGAVLYGLTALSLEFFNGNFSKEYKQNLIKRNMKNLENHIIICGFGRNGRQAARKLILHKKPFVIIDKKPLENRDDEFRNTIFIHGNAVEDEILIKAGVEKANGIIASLPSDADNLFIVISSKELNPKIKVISRASNSSTIKKLKTAGAENVIMPDKIGGEHMASLLITPDLVEFIDNIVLEGTKKINVLEIYTDKLSKEFIGKKLEELKIFPKTGCKIVGYKDVHGEYIINPDESKLIEPNSCIFILGQPHQIENLQNMYPQ, encoded by the coding sequence ATGAATAGATTTTCCGCATTATATAAAAGAATTTTAATTTTAGTAGTCTCCATACTCATTTTTGTCTTATTGGGAGCATTAGCACTTATGTATTCCGAAGAAATGAGATTTCTGGACGCGGTTTGGTACAGTATTATGACGCTTACTACCGTAGGTTTTGGAGTGCCTGATAATTTCTCAGATTTAGGAAAAATCATTACTATTTTTTTAATGCTTTTCGGTGTGGGAGCTGTGCTTTATGGTTTAACAGCGCTTTCATTAGAATTTTTTAACGGAAATTTCTCCAAAGAATACAAACAAAATCTCATCAAACGCAATATGAAAAATTTAGAAAATCACATCATCATTTGTGGTTTCGGGAGAAATGGCAGACAAGCCGCCAGAAAACTTATTCTCCACAAAAAACCTTTTGTTATTATTGACAAAAAACCGCTAGAAAATAGAGATGATGAGTTCCGCAACACTATTTTTATCCACGGAAATGCAGTAGAAGATGAAATCTTGATCAAAGCTGGAGTAGAAAAGGCAAATGGAATCATCGCTAGTTTACCATCTGATGCAGATAATCTTTTTATTGTAATCAGTTCCAAAGAATTAAATCCAAAAATTAAAGTCATCAGCAGAGCTTCTAACAGCAGTACCATCAAAAAATTGAAAACTGCAGGCGCCGAAAATGTAATTATGCCTGATAAAATTGGCGGCGAACACATGGCTTCTCTTCTTATTACGCCAGATTTGGTAGAATTTATTGACAATATTGTGTTGGAAGGCACCAAAAAAATTAACGTTTTAGAAATTTATACGGATAAACTTTCCAAAGAATTTATCGGCAAAAAATTAGAAGAACTTAAAATTTTCCCAAAAACAGGATGTAAAATTGTAGGCTACAAAGACGTTCACGGCGAATACATCATCAATCCTGACGAAAGTAAACTCATAGAACCGAATAGTTGTATTTTCATTCTTGGGCAACCTCATCAGATTGAAAACCTACAAAACATGTATCCTCAATAA
- a CDS encoding quinol:cytochrome C oxidoreductase — protein sequence MYSFSPKLKLYSIILIVVGLVLFGIGYLLNHGLNESAIQTMMDNVHHGTEHHTPMNSSELVGPQDNAAHLEHATHQIHNTPFSALLTAAMLFFGISACALFFLSIQHAAHAGWSVIVTRVMEAVASFIPVGGIVLLILTLLNVGGIAHLYHWMDKDLIDPNSPNFDVILYEKSKFLNIPFYVVRILIYVIGSWFFVWKIKKVSKRLDETKDRKDYKALYNWSVGYIAFFGFASAAWAWDFLMSIDPHWYSTLYIWYSMVSTLSSAVAVIIIVAVYLKKKGVLPQFNDNHLHDLAKFLFATSMLWTYLFFDQFMLYWYANIPEEVRYFFDRFAYYKYTFLPMLIINFLIPLLVLVSSSIKRNYKVVTTMAVLVILGHWLDFFNMVMPGTVGPFWNNAYTFLLVVGAFLFMVGLFVLVVMSALSKLKLIPEGNPLVKESKIFEYPF from the coding sequence ATGTATAGTTTTTCACCAAAATTAAAATTGTATTCTATTATACTGATAGTTGTTGGATTGGTACTATTCGGTATTGGCTACCTATTAAATCATGGGTTAAATGAGTCTGCAATTCAGACAATGATGGATAATGTACACCATGGTACAGAACATCATACCCCAATGAACTCTTCAGAATTAGTAGGACCTCAAGATAATGCTGCACACTTAGAACATGCAACGCATCAGATTCATAATACACCGTTCTCGGCTTTATTAACTGCTGCTATGTTATTCTTCGGAATTTCTGCTTGTGCTTTATTCTTTTTATCAATTCAGCATGCAGCTCACGCTGGTTGGTCTGTAATTGTAACAAGAGTAATGGAAGCGGTAGCTTCATTCATTCCAGTAGGTGGGATTGTTTTATTAATCTTAACCTTATTAAATGTAGGTGGCATTGCTCACTTATATCACTGGATGGATAAAGACTTAATCGATCCTAATTCTCCAAACTTTGATGTCATCCTTTACGAAAAATCTAAATTTTTAAATATTCCTTTCTATGTAGTGAGAATCCTTATCTATGTAATTGGTTCTTGGTTCTTCGTTTGGAAAATTAAAAAAGTTTCTAAGAGATTAGACGAAACTAAAGATAGAAAAGATTACAAAGCATTATACAACTGGAGCGTAGGTTACATAGCATTCTTCGGATTTGCTTCTGCAGCTTGGGCTTGGGATTTCTTAATGTCTATTGACCCTCACTGGTATTCTACTCTTTATATTTGGTATTCTATGGTATCTACTTTATCTAGTGCTGTTGCAGTAATCATTATTGTTGCAGTTTACTTAAAGAAAAAAGGAGTTTTACCACAGTTTAATGATAACCACCTACATGATTTAGCTAAATTCTTATTTGCTACTTCAATGTTATGGACTTATTTATTCTTTGACCAATTCATGCTTTACTGGTATGCAAACATCCCAGAAGAAGTAAGATATTTCTTCGATAGATTTGCTTACTACAAGTACACATTCTTACCAATGCTTATCATCAACTTCTTAATACCACTATTGGTGTTAGTAAGTTCTAGCATAAAGAGAAATTACAAAGTAGTAACTACAATGGCTGTTCTAGTAATTCTAGGTCACTGGTTAGATTTCTTCAACATGGTAATGCCAGGAACAGTAGGACCTTTCTGGAATAATGCATACACATTCTTATTAGTAGTTGGTGCATTCTTATTCATGGTAGGTTTATTCGTTTTAGTAGTAATGTCTGCATTATCTAAACTTAAATTGATTCCTGAAGGAAATCCTCTAGTAAAAGAATCTAAGATTTTTGAATATCCTTTCTAA
- a CDS encoding DUF3341 domain-containing protein — MSTTKRIYGLYGDDDDLMNGVKAFRDKGIEITEVYTPFPVHGLDKALGLKKTRISDAAFIYAVYGVTIGALATWYMMNHDWPQNIGGKPAFWWAHNMPAFVVPMFELMVFCAAHMMSLTFLVRNKMYPGAAPQNPDPRTTDDKFMMEFVSDDVETIKQMLIETGVEEITVKDA; from the coding sequence ATGAGCACCACTAAAAGAATATATGGACTTTATGGCGATGACGACGATTTAATGAACGGCGTTAAAGCTTTCAGAGATAAAGGTATTGAAATTACCGAAGTGTATACTCCATTCCCAGTTCACGGACTAGATAAAGCTTTAGGTCTTAAGAAAACTAGAATTTCAGACGCAGCTTTTATCTATGCAGTTTATGGTGTTACCATTGGTGCTTTAGCAACTTGGTACATGATGAATCATGACTGGCCACAAAACATAGGTGGTAAACCAGCTTTCTGGTGGGCTCATAACATGCCTGCTTTTGTAGTTCCAATGTTTGAATTAATGGTATTCTGTGCTGCACACATGATGTCTCTTACTTTCTTAGTAAGAAATAAAATGTATCCTGGAGCTGCTCCTCAGAATCCAGATCCTAGAACTACGGATGATAAGTTTATGATGGAGTTTGTGTCTGACGATGTAGAAACCATTAAACAGATGCTGATTGAAACAGGTGTAGAAGAAATAACTGTAAAAGATGCGTAA
- a CDS encoding LTA synthase family protein, producing the protein MYLQKVKPFLYLGIFYLIVSFLLRLVFVFHPITTADFSFAEVLKVTSLGLVNDILVFTIASSFLALYFLFLSNGKYQNPYGQIILGVLVLAFIYILATPNNIFKQYGGGVVKIVLAFLGLKILFFALMLFLPKQRLKIRNSLYFTTLFLYVLLIIFNAVSEYFFYNEFGVRYNFIAVDYLIYTTEVIGNIMESYPIIPLFTAIFVVTGLATWWIYKKTKDSLLQLPNLVQKLTLLGVFAVLLGISLSFAEKINLKKGNIFQQEIAANGMVKFYEAFSNNTLDFFTFYPTVDQKAAEKNTLLPLGTTTLSRTITSDKPELQKNVVLISIESLSAAYMKAYGYEESVTPFLDQLAQKSLFFTNLYATGNRTVRGLEALTLCIPPTAGESVIKREKENKNKFTTGSVFKSKGYSVKYLYGGYSYFDNMKDFYGGNGYEIVDRDNFTPEEITFANVWGVCDEDMAKKAISEMNKDYKAGKPFFHHWMTVSNHRPFTYPEGKIDIPADSKSRKGGVKYTDYSIMKFFEMAQKQPWFKNTVFVIVADHCSSSAGKTELPMDKYRIPAMIYSPEFVAPQKFSQVTSQIDVMPTVLGLLNFKYQSKFLGQDVFSKNFVPRAYIATYQDLGFVKDNYLTVISPTKNIKQYQLVQKPNTNTTTEFNIYYTENLLQDNPRKDLVDQTISNYQSTSFWLKNKMLDK; encoded by the coding sequence ATGTATCTTCAAAAAGTAAAACCTTTTCTCTATTTAGGAATTTTTTACCTTATCGTTTCCTTTTTATTAAGGTTAGTATTTGTATTCCATCCGATTACCACTGCAGATTTTTCTTTTGCAGAAGTACTGAAGGTTACTTCACTAGGATTAGTGAATGACATTTTGGTATTTACAATTGCCAGTAGCTTTTTAGCACTTTATTTTTTATTCCTGTCAAACGGTAAATATCAAAACCCTTACGGACAAATCATCCTAGGAGTTCTGGTTCTTGCTTTTATATACATTTTGGCTACCCCGAATAATATTTTCAAACAATATGGAGGTGGCGTAGTAAAAATTGTTTTAGCATTTTTGGGACTTAAAATTTTATTTTTTGCACTGATGCTGTTTTTACCAAAACAAAGGCTCAAAATCAGAAACAGTTTATACTTTACCACACTATTTTTGTACGTGTTATTGATTATTTTCAATGCCGTTTCAGAATATTTTTTCTACAATGAATTTGGGGTTCGTTATAATTTTATCGCGGTAGATTATCTTATTTACACCACCGAAGTTATAGGAAACATCATGGAAAGTTATCCTATCATTCCTTTGTTTACTGCTATTTTCGTAGTAACCGGATTGGCAACTTGGTGGATTTATAAAAAAACTAAAGACAGCCTTCTACAATTACCTAATTTGGTTCAAAAACTTACTTTATTAGGTGTTTTTGCTGTTTTATTGGGAATTAGTTTAAGCTTTGCAGAGAAAATTAACCTTAAAAAAGGAAACATTTTCCAACAAGAAATCGCAGCCAACGGAATGGTAAAATTCTACGAAGCGTTTAGCAATAATACATTAGATTTTTTCACCTTCTATCCTACTGTTGACCAAAAAGCTGCAGAAAAAAACACTCTGCTTCCTTTAGGAACCACCACTTTAAGCAGAACTATCACTTCTGATAAACCAGAATTACAAAAAAATGTAGTTCTCATTTCTATAGAAAGTTTGTCCGCAGCTTACATGAAAGCTTACGGTTACGAAGAAAGTGTAACTCCTTTCTTAGACCAATTGGCACAAAAAAGTTTATTTTTCACCAATTTATACGCCACAGGAAACAGAACGGTAAGAGGTTTAGAAGCATTAACGCTTTGTATTCCGCCAACTGCTGGAGAAAGTGTAATTAAAAGAGAAAAAGAAAACAAAAATAAATTTACCACAGGAAGCGTATTTAAGTCAAAAGGTTACAGCGTAAAATATTTATACGGTGGTTACAGCTATTTTGACAATATGAAAGATTTCTACGGAGGAAACGGCTACGAAATTGTAGATAGAGATAATTTCACGCCAGAAGAAATCACTTTTGCCAATGTTTGGGGAGTTTGTGACGAAGATATGGCCAAAAAAGCCATCAGCGAAATGAACAAAGATTATAAAGCTGGTAAACCTTTCTTCCATCATTGGATGACGGTTTCTAACCACAGACCTTTTACTTATCCAGAAGGAAAAATAGACATTCCTGCAGATTCTAAATCTAGAAAAGGTGGCGTAAAATACACCGATTATTCTATCATGAAATTTTTTGAAATGGCTCAAAAACAGCCTTGGTTCAAAAATACCGTTTTCGTGATTGTAGCAGACCATTGTTCATCTAGTGCTGGTAAAACAGAACTTCCAATGGATAAATATAGAATTCCGGCGATGATTTATTCACCAGAATTTGTGGCGCCACAGAAATTCTCACAAGTTACTTCTCAGATAGATGTAATGCCTACCGTTTTGGGATTATTGAACTTCAAATATCAATCTAAATTTTTAGGTCAAGATGTTTTCTCTAAAAATTTCGTTCCTAGAGCGTATATTGCAACGTATCAGGATTTAGGATTCGTAAAAGACAATTACCTTACGGTGATTTCTCCTACTAAAAATATTAAACAATATCAATTAGTTCAAAAACCTAATACCAATACCACAACTGAGTTTAACATTTATTACACCGAAAATCTTTTACAAGACAATCCTAGAAAAGATTTGGTAGATCAAACCATTTCAAATTATCAAAGTACAAGCTTTTGGCTAAAAAATAAAATGCTCGACAAATAA
- the ribH gene encoding 6,7-dimethyl-8-ribityllumazine synthase, which produces MATVNLSDYKPLQISNADSFRIGIVVSDWNDFVTYNLRDAAIQILEKEGVKKENIEIFSVPGAFELSYACMQLCAAENHDAVIAIGNVIRGETPHFDYVCSAVAQGIKDCNVMTDVPAIFCVLTDDNKEQSLARSGGNLGNKGVEAAVTALRMIEFRRNLNK; this is translated from the coding sequence ATGGCAACTGTAAATCTTTCGGATTACAAACCATTACAAATCTCAAATGCTGATTCTTTTAGAATCGGCATTGTTGTTTCAGATTGGAATGATTTTGTAACCTATAACCTTCGCGATGCAGCGATACAAATTCTAGAAAAAGAAGGCGTAAAAAAAGAAAATATAGAAATTTTTTCTGTTCCTGGTGCATTTGAGCTAAGCTACGCTTGCATGCAATTGTGTGCCGCAGAAAACCATGATGCAGTAATTGCCATCGGAAATGTAATTAGAGGAGAAACTCCACATTTTGATTACGTTTGCAGCGCTGTAGCTCAAGGAATTAAAGATTGTAATGTAATGACGGATGTTCCGGCTATTTTCTGTGTTTTGACAGATGACAATAAGGAACAATCTTTAGCAAGAAGTGGAGGAAACCTAGGAAACAAAGGCGTAGAAGCGGCGGTTACTGCTCTTAGAATGATTGAATTCAGAAGAAATTTGAATAAATAA